A part of Nocardioides sp. WS12 genomic DNA contains:
- a CDS encoding OB-fold domain-containing protein produces the protein MTATPVIDGWFTSGEAPRLIASRCTRCSNVVFPPVSTAAGAAAFYCRNPACDGDEYDAVELSNRGTVWSYTDAQYQPPAPYVPASDPYQPFALAAVELPEGLVILGQVADGYGVADLAVGAEVELVVETLHADETGERTIYRWKPVGFEARSARTSTTEEN, from the coding sequence ATGACCGCCACCCCCGTCATCGACGGCTGGTTCACCTCGGGCGAGGCGCCCCGGCTCATCGCGTCCCGCTGCACCCGCTGCAGCAACGTGGTGTTCCCGCCGGTGTCGACCGCCGCGGGTGCCGCGGCCTTCTACTGCCGCAACCCTGCCTGTGACGGCGACGAGTACGACGCCGTCGAGCTGTCCAACCGCGGCACGGTCTGGTCCTACACGGATGCCCAGTACCAGCCGCCGGCGCCGTACGTCCCCGCCAGTGACCCGTACCAGCCGTTCGCGCTGGCTGCGGTCGAGTTGCCGGAGGGCCTCGTGATCCTCGGTCAGGTGGCCGACGGGTACGGCGTCGCCGATCTCGCGGTCGGTGCCGAGGTCGAGCTCGTCGTCGAGACCCTGCACGCCGACGAGACCGGCGAGCGCACCATCTATCGCTGGAAGCCGGTTGGTTTCGAGGCTCGCTCCGCTCGCACCTCAACCACCGAGGAGAACTGA
- a CDS encoding AAA family ATPase, whose amino-acid sequence MTTTAPTISTLGALRASGHVQKTLRAELRENLLARLRAGEDPWPGLHGFEDTVIPQLERAIIAGHDMVLLGERGQGKTRLLRTLVGLLDEWTPVIDGADLGEHPYEPITVASRRRAAELGDELPVVWRHRDERYAEKLATPDTSVADLIGDVDPMKVAEGRSLGDPETIHFGLIPRSHRGIVAINELPDLAERIQVAMLNVMEERDIQIRGYVLRLPLDVFVVASANPEDYTNRGRIITPLKDRFGAEIRTHYPKELAAEIAVIRQEADLLADQVIVPGFLVEILARFTRNLRDSSAVDQRSGVSARFAIAGAETIAAAALRRATIEGEDHAVARVVDLETAVDVLGGKIEFESGEEGRETEILTHLLRTATAETVREKFRGLDLALLVGAIEDGATVTTGERIGARDLLSGLPVLGESDLYDQVCDRVNGEGAGTTDGERAAAIELALEGLFLARKIGKDTQFGTSGSETVYG is encoded by the coding sequence GTGACCACTACGGCTCCCACGATCTCCACTCTCGGCGCGCTCCGCGCCTCCGGCCATGTCCAGAAGACGCTGCGGGCAGAGCTCCGCGAAAACCTCCTGGCCCGGCTCCGGGCCGGTGAGGACCCGTGGCCCGGCCTGCACGGCTTCGAGGACACGGTGATCCCGCAACTCGAACGGGCGATCATCGCTGGCCATGACATGGTCCTGCTGGGAGAGCGCGGACAGGGCAAGACGCGCCTGCTGCGCACCCTGGTCGGCCTCCTGGACGAGTGGACGCCTGTCATCGACGGTGCGGACCTCGGCGAACACCCCTACGAGCCGATCACGGTCGCCTCTCGCCGCCGGGCCGCCGAGCTCGGGGACGAACTGCCGGTCGTTTGGCGCCACCGCGACGAGCGGTACGCGGAGAAGCTGGCCACGCCCGACACCAGCGTCGCGGACCTGATTGGCGATGTGGACCCGATGAAGGTCGCGGAAGGGCGGTCGCTGGGCGACCCGGAGACCATCCACTTCGGCCTGATTCCCCGCTCCCACCGGGGCATCGTGGCGATCAACGAGTTGCCCGACCTCGCCGAGCGGATCCAGGTCGCCATGCTCAACGTGATGGAGGAACGCGACATCCAGATCCGCGGCTACGTCCTCCGATTGCCGCTCGACGTGTTCGTGGTGGCCTCGGCCAACCCCGAGGACTACACGAACCGCGGCCGGATCATCACCCCGCTGAAGGACCGGTTCGGCGCCGAGATCCGTACCCACTACCCGAAGGAACTCGCAGCCGAGATCGCTGTCATCCGGCAGGAGGCCGACCTGCTCGCCGACCAGGTGATCGTGCCCGGGTTCCTCGTCGAGATCCTGGCCCGCTTCACCCGCAATCTGCGCGACTCCAGCGCCGTCGACCAGCGCTCCGGTGTCTCGGCGCGCTTCGCCATCGCCGGGGCCGAGACCATCGCGGCTGCTGCCCTGCGCAGGGCGACCATCGAGGGCGAGGACCACGCAGTGGCTCGCGTCGTCGACCTGGAGACCGCGGTCGACGTACTCGGGGGAAAGATCGAGTTCGAGTCGGGCGAGGAAGGCCGCGAGACCGAGATCCTCACCCACCTGCTGCGCACGGCGACGGCCGAGACGGTGCGGGAGAAGTTCCGTGGCCTCGACCTCGCGCTGCTCGTCGGCGCCATCGAGGACGGCGCCACGGTCACGACCGGCGAACGGATCGGGGCGCGCGACCTGTTGAGCGGCCTGCCCGTCCTGGGGGAGTCGGACCTCTACGACCAGGTGTGCGACCGCGTCAATGGCGAGGGCGCGGGGACGACGGACGGCGAGCGTGCCGCCGCCATCGAACTGGCCCTCGAGGGCCTCTTCCTGGCCCGCAAGATCGGTAAGGACACCCAGTTCGGCACATCCGGGTCCGAGACCGTCTATGGCTAG
- a CDS encoding adenylate/guanylate cyclase domain-containing protein: MVIVLGVACVLLVGIVVLFARGRASLQTQLADARHHITQLESDLDAALRPPPPSSSAERTVRRVLRTASRVRVHGISGLIQGTIEDLQNWASDDARADILNMAASDGTVTLFFSDIQDSTPLNDRLGDAAWVKVLAAHDRVLRARIEQYRGQVVKTAGDGYMVTFRDAEAACRAALAIQKDLPRDATLRRYGGIHIRIGIHTGQVVALDGDYFGRNVAMAARVADLAQGDEILASDAVREALDDDAALRLEELEAVELKGLTGEHVIWRILPPRAA; the protein is encoded by the coding sequence GTGGTCATCGTCCTCGGCGTCGCGTGCGTGCTGCTCGTCGGCATCGTCGTCCTGTTCGCCCGCGGCCGCGCGAGCCTGCAGACCCAGCTCGCGGACGCCCGGCACCACATCACCCAACTCGAGTCCGACCTCGACGCGGCGCTCCGGCCGCCACCGCCGAGCAGTTCGGCAGAGCGGACGGTACGACGGGTCCTGCGGACGGCGTCCCGGGTCCGCGTGCACGGCATCAGCGGCCTGATCCAGGGCACGATCGAGGACCTGCAGAACTGGGCCAGCGACGACGCCCGGGCCGACATCCTCAACATGGCCGCCTCTGACGGCACGGTCACCCTGTTCTTCTCCGACATCCAGGACTCGACGCCCCTGAACGACCGGCTCGGTGACGCCGCGTGGGTGAAGGTCCTCGCCGCCCACGACCGGGTACTGCGGGCGCGCATCGAGCAGTACCGCGGCCAGGTCGTGAAGACCGCCGGAGACGGCTACATGGTGACCTTCCGCGACGCCGAGGCCGCCTGCCGGGCCGCGCTCGCGATCCAGAAGGACCTGCCCCGCGACGCCACCCTGCGTCGGTACGGCGGCATCCACATCCGGATCGGCATCCACACCGGCCAGGTCGTCGCCCTCGACGGGGACTACTTCGGGCGCAACGTGGCCATGGCCGCGCGCGTCGCCGACCTCGCCCAGGGCGACGAGATCCTCGCGAGCGACGCCGTACGGGAGGCGCTGGACGACGACGCCGCGCTCCGGCTCGAGGAGCTCGAAGCAGTCGAGCTCAAGGGCCTGACCGGCGAGCACGTCATCTGGCGGATCCTTCCGCCCCGTGCCGCCTAG
- a CDS encoding VWA domain-containing protein: MARYRQYDGGDPLAPPVDIAEALDAIGEDVMAGYSPERAMREFLRRGGQDQAGLDDLARRVAERRRELLQQNNLDGTLQEVRELLEKAVLEERKQLARDAMMDDGDRAFREMRLQNLPDSPAAAVTELGDYDWQSSEAREAFEQIKDLLGRELLDQRFAGMKQALENATEQDRQAINEMLADLNDLLEKHATGEDTPEDFQEFMARHGQHFPENPQNIDELLDTLAQRSAAAQRMLNSMTPEQRAELMQLSAQAFGSPALMDQLDRLDQNLMDLRPGEDWGGSEPFGQGGNGLGLGDGTGALQDLADLDALADQLAQSYGGARLDDVDLDKLARQLGNEAAVDARKLQELEQALRQSGAMERSFDGELRLTPKAMRQLGKALLRDVAQKLSGRQGQRDLRQAGAAGELSGATRPWAFGDTEPWDIPRTMLNGVLRRSGEPDGPMLSIDDVEVSETEARTQAAVALCVDTSFSMAMDGRWVPMKQTALALHTLIGSRFRGDSLELIGFGRHAQTMQIEELTALDAKWAKGTNLHHALLLANRHFRKHPNAQPVLLIVTDGEPTSHLESSGDIFFSYPPHPMTIALAVRELDNAQRLGAQTTFFRLGEDPGLARFIESMARRVDGSVIAPEEGDLGAAVVGSYLGSRRGGRSGSVSGSYRDMFGSRGFWV; the protein is encoded by the coding sequence ATGGCTAGATATCGGCAGTACGACGGCGGCGACCCCCTCGCCCCACCCGTCGACATCGCCGAGGCGCTCGACGCCATCGGCGAGGACGTCATGGCCGGCTACAGCCCAGAACGGGCGATGCGCGAGTTCCTCCGGCGCGGCGGCCAGGACCAGGCCGGACTCGACGACCTCGCCCGCCGGGTGGCCGAGCGGCGCCGCGAACTGCTGCAGCAGAACAACCTCGACGGGACGCTGCAGGAGGTCCGCGAACTGCTGGAGAAGGCGGTCCTCGAGGAGCGCAAGCAACTCGCGCGCGACGCCATGATGGACGACGGCGACCGCGCCTTCCGCGAGATGCGCCTGCAGAACCTGCCGGACTCCCCGGCGGCCGCGGTCACCGAGCTCGGCGACTACGACTGGCAGTCCAGCGAGGCCCGCGAGGCCTTCGAGCAGATCAAGGACCTGCTGGGTCGCGAACTCCTCGATCAGCGGTTCGCCGGCATGAAGCAGGCCCTGGAGAACGCCACCGAACAGGACCGGCAGGCCATCAACGAGATGCTGGCGGACCTCAACGACCTGCTCGAGAAGCACGCGACGGGCGAGGACACCCCTGAGGACTTCCAGGAGTTCATGGCCAGGCACGGCCAGCACTTCCCCGAGAACCCGCAGAACATCGACGAACTCCTCGACACGCTCGCCCAGCGATCGGCGGCCGCGCAGCGGATGCTCAACTCGATGACGCCCGAGCAGCGCGCCGAGCTGATGCAGCTGTCGGCCCAGGCCTTCGGTTCCCCGGCGCTGATGGACCAGCTCGACCGCCTCGACCAGAACCTGATGGACCTGCGCCCCGGCGAGGACTGGGGCGGCTCGGAGCCGTTCGGTCAGGGCGGCAACGGCCTCGGTCTCGGCGACGGCACCGGCGCCCTCCAGGACCTCGCCGACCTCGACGCGCTGGCCGACCAGCTCGCCCAGTCGTACGGCGGCGCGCGTCTCGATGACGTGGACCTCGACAAGCTCGCCCGCCAGCTCGGCAACGAGGCCGCGGTCGATGCGCGCAAGCTGCAGGAGCTCGAGCAGGCGCTGCGCCAGTCCGGTGCGATGGAACGCAGCTTCGACGGCGAGCTCCGGCTGACCCCGAAGGCGATGCGGCAGCTCGGCAAGGCCTTGCTGCGCGACGTCGCGCAGAAGCTGTCCGGACGGCAGGGGCAGCGCGACCTGCGGCAAGCCGGCGCCGCCGGCGAGCTGTCCGGTGCCACGCGACCGTGGGCCTTCGGCGACACCGAGCCGTGGGACATCCCGCGCACGATGCTGAACGGCGTGCTCCGGCGCTCCGGCGAGCCCGATGGCCCCATGCTGTCGATCGACGACGTCGAGGTCTCCGAGACCGAGGCCCGCACCCAGGCCGCGGTGGCGCTGTGCGTGGACACGTCCTTCTCGATGGCGATGGACGGTCGCTGGGTGCCGATGAAGCAGACCGCGCTGGCGTTGCACACGCTGATCGGGTCGCGCTTCCGCGGCGACAGCCTCGAGCTGATCGGCTTCGGGCGCCATGCCCAGACGATGCAGATCGAGGAGCTCACCGCGCTCGATGCGAAGTGGGCCAAGGGCACCAACCTGCACCACGCCCTGTTGCTGGCGAACCGGCACTTCCGCAAGCATCCGAACGCCCAGCCGGTGTTGCTCATCGTGACCGACGGCGAACCGACGTCCCACCTGGAGTCGAGCGGGGACATCTTCTTCTCCTATCCGCCGCATCCGATGACGATTGCGCTGGCCGTGCGCGAGCTCGACAACGCGCAGCGGCTCGGCGCACAGACCACGTTCTTCCGGCTCGGCGAGGACCCCGGCCTGGCCCGTTTCATCGAATCGATGGCCCGTCGCGTGGACGGTTCGGTCATCGCGCCGGAGGAGGGGGACCTCGGTGCTGCCGTCGTCGGCTCCTACCTCGGGTCACGACGGGGCGGGCGCTCCGGCAGCGTTTCCGGAAGCTATCGCGACATGTTCGGATCCCGGGGGTTCTGGGTCTGA
- a CDS encoding alpha/beta hydrolase — translation MVTIELPRAIDPVPAMESTAVRAATFANNLRAVAVQVKDVQAWAESQGVPDGWQGDAREAADHGTTRFARRVDVSEAALERAITAADRFEDRLVRLGTRRIELAKRRTTLNDDVETLRAEIEGNEAVEVNVAGWERRAAGLRSRATDLLDDITAWIGDDDDAEDEFVRALQHVDEIAEGRRAAQDPDRPDPDALGRAFDRRVGDPVALAAWWRTLSRAQKQALLAERPHEIGNADGIPVSDRDEANRAAVYSDIDRLTRQEADGVLTDEERAILDNAKVIREELNGRMDDVDPLTGEHLVHVIVYKPGEHGGDGGVAISFGDPDRADHVSVNVPGLTSETSSLPGNLARTEDLHGSALGQTDGTVASIFWLDYDAPSGNPVGSVDDLLDFGSVIGPGAADRGGERFSDFVDGLRASDEGDRAHLTVIGHSYGSTTVGHALQDGLPVDDAILIGSPGVPEYSAAALTDADVWVGAKDNDPVSLLGAQDGPGTLGGDPAQESFGATRFETGDGSSRIQDALDNHTSYFEGDSLHNLGAIVVNQDDNVIHDEERERWTDEGHYQTLPEYLVESSIKGAGGPIVDGVEQWGRDFIDSLSRGFGPGRFL, via the coding sequence ATGGTCACCATCGAGCTTCCCCGTGCGATCGATCCGGTTCCGGCGATGGAATCCACCGCGGTCCGGGCGGCCACCTTCGCGAACAACCTCCGCGCGGTGGCGGTCCAGGTCAAGGATGTCCAGGCATGGGCGGAGTCCCAAGGGGTCCCCGACGGCTGGCAGGGCGATGCACGGGAGGCTGCCGATCACGGCACGACGCGTTTCGCCCGACGGGTCGACGTGTCCGAGGCCGCGCTGGAGCGGGCGATCACGGCCGCCGACAGGTTCGAGGACCGACTCGTCCGACTCGGCACCCGCCGGATCGAGCTCGCGAAACGTCGTACGACCCTCAACGATGACGTCGAGACGCTCCGGGCCGAGATCGAGGGCAACGAAGCGGTCGAGGTCAACGTCGCGGGCTGGGAACGCCGCGCGGCCGGTCTTCGCTCCCGGGCGACCGACCTGCTGGACGACATCACCGCGTGGATCGGCGACGACGACGATGCCGAGGACGAGTTCGTCCGCGCGCTGCAGCACGTCGACGAGATCGCGGAGGGACGTCGGGCGGCGCAGGATCCCGATCGGCCCGATCCCGACGCACTCGGCCGCGCCTTCGATCGCCGCGTCGGTGACCCCGTCGCTCTGGCCGCGTGGTGGCGCACCCTGTCGCGCGCACAGAAGCAGGCGTTGCTGGCCGAGCGGCCGCACGAGATCGGGAACGCTGACGGCATTCCCGTCAGCGATCGTGACGAGGCCAACCGTGCCGCGGTCTACAGCGACATCGATCGGCTCACCCGCCAGGAAGCGGATGGGGTGCTGACCGACGAGGAACGCGCGATCCTGGACAACGCCAAGGTGATCCGCGAGGAGCTCAACGGTCGGATGGATGACGTCGATCCGCTCACCGGCGAGCACCTGGTGCACGTGATCGTCTACAAGCCCGGCGAGCACGGGGGCGACGGTGGTGTCGCGATCAGCTTCGGTGACCCCGACCGGGCCGACCACGTGTCGGTCAACGTGCCCGGCCTGACCAGTGAGACGTCGAGCCTGCCCGGCAATCTCGCCCGAACGGAGGACCTCCACGGATCGGCACTCGGGCAGACGGACGGGACGGTGGCCAGCATCTTCTGGCTCGACTACGACGCCCCCAGCGGCAATCCGGTGGGCAGCGTCGACGACCTGCTCGACTTCGGGTCGGTCATCGGTCCGGGCGCCGCTGACCGTGGTGGTGAGCGCTTCTCCGATTTCGTCGACGGATTGCGTGCCTCCGACGAGGGGGACCGAGCCCACCTGACGGTCATCGGCCACAGTTACGGTTCCACGACGGTGGGCCACGCCCTCCAGGACGGCCTGCCGGTCGACGACGCCATCTTGATCGGCAGTCCGGGCGTTCCCGAGTACTCCGCCGCCGCATTGACTGACGCGGACGTGTGGGTGGGTGCCAAGGACAACGACCCGGTGTCGCTCCTCGGTGCCCAGGACGGGCCCGGAACCCTGGGAGGCGACCCTGCGCAGGAGTCGTTCGGCGCCACGCGGTTCGAGACGGGCGACGGGTCCTCACGGATCCAGGACGCGCTCGACAACCACACGTCGTACTTCGAGGGCGATTCACTGCACAACCTGGGAGCCATCGTGGTCAACCAGGACGACAACGTCATCCACG
- a CDS encoding lipid-transfer protein: protein MVVIAGAGMHPWGKWGKNFTEYGVHAARAALKDAGVAWADVDFVVGGETVRNGYAGYVAGSTFAQALGWNGARIATSYAACATGAQAIDTARTRILAGLCEVALVVGADTTPKGFLAPNAGERWDDPDWLRFRLLGMTNPAYFALYARRRMDLYGATSEDFAQVKVKNAKHGLENPNARFRKEVTIADVLASPVVSDPLHLLDICATSDGAAAVVLVSAEYAKKHGIASPVKIAAVSTVTPTFPNTVIDMPLLSTDSSALTGVPERTFKEAIGQAAYEEAGIGPEDVDVAEVYDLSTALELDWIEDLQLCKPGEAEVLLRAGDTTIGGRIPVNPSGGLACFGEAVPAQAIAQVCELTWQLRGQATGRQVEGAKVGITANQGLFGHGSSVLLST, encoded by the coding sequence ATGGTCGTCATTGCTGGTGCAGGCATGCACCCCTGGGGCAAGTGGGGCAAGAACTTCACCGAGTACGGCGTCCACGCCGCCCGCGCCGCCCTCAAGGACGCCGGCGTGGCCTGGGCCGACGTGGACTTCGTCGTCGGTGGCGAGACCGTGCGCAACGGCTACGCCGGGTACGTCGCCGGTTCGACCTTCGCCCAGGCGCTCGGCTGGAACGGCGCGCGGATCGCGACGTCGTACGCCGCCTGCGCCACCGGCGCCCAGGCCATCGACACCGCGCGCACCCGGATCCTGGCCGGGCTGTGCGAGGTCGCCCTGGTGGTCGGTGCGGACACGACCCCGAAGGGCTTCCTCGCCCCCAACGCCGGTGAGCGCTGGGACGACCCCGACTGGCTGCGGTTCCGACTGCTCGGCATGACCAACCCGGCGTACTTCGCCCTCTACGCGCGCCGCCGGATGGACCTCTACGGCGCGACCAGCGAGGACTTCGCGCAGGTCAAGGTCAAGAACGCGAAGCACGGTCTCGAGAACCCGAACGCGCGCTTCCGCAAGGAGGTGACCATCGCTGACGTGCTGGCCTCGCCGGTGGTCTCGGACCCGCTGCACCTGCTCGACATCTGCGCCACGTCCGACGGCGCCGCTGCCGTCGTACTCGTGAGCGCGGAGTACGCGAAGAAGCACGGAATCGCGTCACCGGTGAAGATCGCCGCGGTCTCCACGGTCACGCCGACCTTCCCGAACACCGTCATCGACATGCCGCTCCTGTCGACCGATTCGTCGGCCCTCACGGGGGTCCCCGAGCGCACCTTCAAGGAAGCGATCGGCCAGGCCGCCTACGAGGAGGCCGGCATCGGTCCCGAGGACGTCGACGTGGCCGAGGTCTACGACCTGTCAACGGCGCTCGAACTCGACTGGATCGAGGACCTGCAGCTCTGCAAGCCCGGCGAGGCCGAGGTCCTGCTGCGCGCGGGGGACACCACGATCGGTGGCCGGATCCCGGTCAACCCGTCCGGCGGTCTCGCGTGCTTCGGCGAAGCGGTCCCGGCCCAGGCGATCGCGCAGGTCTGCGAGTTGACCTGGCAGTTGCGCGGTCAGGCCACGGGCCGTCAGGTCGAGGGCGCGAAGGTCGGCATCACCGCGAACCAGGGCCTGTTCGGCCACGGCTCGTCGGTCCTGCTCAGTACCTAG
- a CDS encoding VanW family protein — MTNWEPTEGKSERAGGKVVAGVVASLVVLVGGGYAGAYALAGDKVPRGTSISGVDVGGLSRSAAVDKLSAVFEERADTDIDVSVASASGTANKGNGSAVEPGDIGLQVDYAASVDAAGAGSSWSPGRQWDYFTGGTDVDAVVTVDDELFDAKLDDLSKGLGTPPKDGQVKFTADGVETVDPQSGKAIDRDAARTAIIDAYLAGEKSVSLQVANAEPDIDATDVAEATESFANPAMANAVILVFGANDIRLEPRKFAAALSMKPENGELVPVVDQAKLATLVADATADGKPVDATVKLVKGKPKVIPAKPGVAFDPADVATVFQGLLTAPQGSRSGKVEAEVTDAEFTTQDAKDLKIVEKVSQWVTYYPHADYRNINIGRAAELIDGTVLKPGERFSLNGIVGERTAENGFTEGYVINNGILKKDLGGGVSQLATTTFNAMFYAGLKDIEHKPHSFYIDRYPAGREATVAWPTVDMSFENDSPYGVLVRAWVQPSNYSSQGVVTVQMWSTKVWNIKSKSSARYAYVPPATRTLTTPDCEVHQGSSGFQIDVTRIFRKHGESTVHHTEKFHTNYTPADTVVCKKPGPPPPEDPEPGD, encoded by the coding sequence GTGACGAACTGGGAGCCCACGGAGGGCAAGAGCGAGCGCGCCGGCGGCAAGGTCGTTGCCGGCGTCGTTGCGAGCCTCGTGGTCCTCGTGGGTGGCGGTTACGCGGGCGCCTACGCCCTGGCGGGCGACAAGGTGCCGCGCGGTACGTCCATCTCCGGCGTCGACGTCGGGGGCCTCAGCCGGAGCGCCGCCGTCGACAAGCTGTCCGCGGTCTTCGAAGAGCGCGCCGACACGGACATCGACGTCTCGGTCGCATCGGCATCCGGGACTGCGAACAAGGGCAACGGTTCCGCCGTCGAACCCGGCGACATCGGCCTGCAGGTCGACTACGCCGCGTCGGTCGACGCGGCCGGGGCCGGCTCGAGCTGGAGCCCGGGCCGCCAGTGGGACTACTTCACCGGCGGCACGGACGTCGACGCGGTGGTCACCGTGGACGACGAACTCTTCGACGCGAAGCTCGACGACCTCTCGAAGGGCCTCGGCACGCCGCCGAAGGATGGCCAGGTGAAGTTCACGGCCGACGGCGTCGAGACCGTCGACCCGCAGTCCGGCAAGGCCATCGACCGCGATGCCGCGCGCACCGCGATCATCGACGCCTACCTGGCCGGCGAGAAGTCCGTGTCCCTGCAGGTCGCCAACGCCGAGCCTGACATCGACGCCACGGATGTTGCCGAGGCCACTGAGTCGTTCGCGAACCCCGCGATGGCCAACGCCGTCATCCTGGTCTTCGGTGCGAACGACATCCGTCTCGAGCCGCGCAAGTTCGCCGCTGCGTTGTCGATGAAGCCGGAGAACGGTGAACTCGTCCCGGTCGTCGACCAGGCCAAGCTGGCCACGCTGGTCGCGGACGCCACCGCAGACGGCAAGCCGGTGGACGCCACCGTCAAGCTCGTGAAGGGCAAGCCGAAGGTGATTCCGGCCAAGCCGGGCGTCGCCTTCGACCCGGCCGATGTCGCCACCGTTTTCCAGGGCCTGCTCACCGCGCCCCAGGGCTCGCGCAGCGGCAAGGTCGAGGCCGAGGTGACCGACGCCGAGTTCACGACGCAGGACGCCAAGGACCTGAAGATCGTCGAGAAGGTCTCGCAGTGGGTGACCTACTACCCGCACGCCGACTACCGCAACATCAACATCGGCCGCGCCGCCGAGTTGATCGACGGCACCGTCCTCAAGCCGGGGGAGCGGTTCTCGCTCAACGGCATCGTCGGGGAGCGCACCGCCGAGAACGGCTTCACCGAGGGCTACGTCATCAACAACGGCATCCTCAAGAAGGACCTTGGTGGCGGCGTTTCACAGCTCGCCACGACGACCTTCAACGCGATGTTCTACGCCGGCCTGAAGGACATCGAGCACAAGCCGCACTCGTTCTACATCGACCGCTATCCCGCCGGCCGTGAGGCAACGGTGGCCTGGCCGACGGTCGACATGTCCTTCGAGAACGACAGCCCGTACGGCGTCCTCGTGCGTGCCTGGGTGCAGCCCAGCAACTACTCCTCCCAGGGTGTTGTCACCGTGCAGATGTGGTCGACGAAGGTCTGGAACATCAAGTCGAAGAGCTCGGCGCGGTACGCCTACGTCCCGCCCGCGACGCGCACCCTCACCACGCCCGACTGCGAGGTCCACCAGGGCTCGTCGGGGTTCCAGATCGATGTGACCCGGATCTTCCGCAAGCACGGGGAGTCCACGGTCCACCACACCGAGAAGTTCCACACCAACTACACGCCGGCCGACACCGTCGTGTGCAAGAAGCCGGGGCCGCCGCCGCCCGAGGACCCTGAACCGGGGGACTAG